A stretch of Bradyrhizobium sp. CCBAU 53338 DNA encodes these proteins:
- a CDS encoding NAD(P)/FAD-dependent oxidoreductase, with the protein MTEGPVIIVGAGHGGYQVAASLRQAGFADRICLINDEAHLPYQRPPLSKAYIKGSAGPESLMFRPEKFYQDQKIELISGRAVSTDRAARKVLLASGETLPYGHLVLATGARNRLLDLPNANLPDVKYLRILDESESLRQIMPSKTRAVIIGAGFIGLEFAATARIKGLEVDVLELAPRVMARAVTAEVSEYFQARHREAGIRIHLGVQATSIEAENGKVTGVSLSDGRHLPADLVVVGVGVLPNIELAAEAGLPVAAGIIVDEYLSTADPDISAIGDCALFASPRFGGSLRLESVQNATDHARCLAARLTGDRKAYDGHPWFWSDQGDDKLQIAGLTTGYDRVVLRGDPARKAFSAFCYHGDRLLGIESVNRAGDHMFGRRLQAMDRSITPEQAADESFDLKSALA; encoded by the coding sequence ATGACGGAAGGTCCTGTCATCATTGTCGGTGCCGGCCATGGCGGCTACCAGGTCGCTGCATCCCTGCGGCAGGCGGGTTTTGCGGATCGCATCTGCCTGATCAACGACGAGGCGCATCTGCCCTATCAGCGGCCGCCTCTGTCCAAGGCCTACATCAAGGGCTCGGCGGGGCCGGAGAGCCTGATGTTCCGCCCCGAAAAATTCTACCAGGACCAGAAGATCGAGCTGATCTCGGGCCGCGCCGTGTCGACCGATCGCGCGGCGCGAAAAGTTCTGCTCGCCTCCGGCGAGACGCTGCCCTACGGCCATCTCGTGCTGGCGACCGGCGCGCGCAACCGGCTGCTCGATCTGCCCAACGCCAATCTGCCTGACGTGAAATATTTGCGCATCCTCGACGAGAGCGAGTCGCTCAGGCAAATCATGCCGTCGAAGACGCGCGCCGTGATCATCGGCGCCGGCTTCATCGGCCTCGAATTCGCCGCCACCGCGCGGATCAAGGGCCTCGAGGTCGACGTGCTCGAGCTCGCCCCCCGCGTGATGGCGCGCGCGGTGACGGCGGAGGTCTCGGAATATTTCCAGGCCCGGCACCGCGAGGCCGGCATCCGCATTCACCTCGGCGTGCAGGCAACGTCGATCGAGGCCGAGAACGGCAAGGTCACCGGCGTCTCCTTGAGCGACGGACGGCATCTGCCCGCCGACCTCGTCGTGGTCGGCGTCGGCGTGCTGCCGAACATCGAGCTTGCGGCCGAGGCGGGGCTTCCCGTTGCCGCCGGCATCATCGTCGATGAGTATCTGTCGACGGCCGATCCCGACATCTCTGCGATCGGCGATTGCGCGCTGTTCGCGAGCCCCCGCTTCGGCGGCTCGCTGCGGCTGGAGTCCGTGCAGAACGCCACCGACCACGCCCGCTGCCTCGCGGCGCGGCTGACCGGCGACAGGAAGGCCTATGACGGCCATCCCTGGTTCTGGAGCGACCAGGGCGACGACAAGCTCCAGATCGCGGGCCTCACCACCGGCTACGACCGCGTCGTGCTGCGCGGCGATCCCGCCAGGAAGGCGTTTTCGGCGTTCTGCTATCACGGCGATAGATTGCTCGGCATCGAGTCCGTCAACCGCGCCGGCGATCACATGTTCGGTCGCCGCTTGCAGGCGATGGACCGCTCGATCACGCCGGAGCAGGCCGCGGATGAAAGCTTCGACCTGAAGAGCGCGCTGGCCTGA
- a CDS encoding sugar kinase yields MQALFIGQTYIDVVFITDHMPTGDEKHVATDYAVSFGGNAVTAAFCCAKLGIVPDLIATAANDWLGRMFQDMCAKYAISLHGRKVNQSSLSFIMPKDGKRAIVRCRDDEHIHPFPMLNLGGCRALHVDGHQPDAAIHYAKVCREAGILTSLDGGGLRTNTHELLEYIDVAIVAERLCEQMDLTPEKMLDYLKGRGCKIGGVTMGEKGLLWYDETGTVQVMPAMPIPRERVIDTNGAGDVFHGAYVYSYLAHPGKSWREHFDFARAASTFKIQRLGNEAGLPTLVDIAKVRHEFEVRV; encoded by the coding sequence ATGCAGGCTCTCTTTATCGGACAGACCTATATCGACGTCGTCTTCATCACCGACCACATGCCGACCGGCGACGAAAAGCACGTGGCAACGGACTATGCGGTTTCCTTCGGCGGCAATGCGGTCACGGCCGCGTTCTGCTGCGCCAAGCTCGGCATCGTGCCGGATCTGATCGCCACCGCGGCCAATGACTGGCTGGGCCGCATGTTCCAGGACATGTGCGCGAAATACGCGATCTCACTGCACGGGCGGAAGGTGAACCAGTCCTCGCTGTCCTTCATCATGCCGAAGGACGGCAAGCGCGCCATCGTCCGCTGCCGCGACGACGAGCACATCCATCCCTTCCCGATGCTCAATCTCGGCGGCTGCCGCGCGCTGCATGTCGACGGCCATCAGCCCGATGCGGCGATTCACTATGCAAAAGTCTGCCGCGAGGCCGGCATCCTGACCTCGCTCGACGGCGGCGGCCTGCGCACCAACACGCATGAGCTGCTGGAATACATCGACGTCGCCATCGTCGCCGAACGTCTCTGCGAGCAGATGGACCTGACGCCGGAGAAGATGCTCGACTACCTCAAGGGCCGCGGCTGCAAGATCGGCGGCGTCACCATGGGCGAGAAGGGCCTGCTCTGGTACGACGAAACCGGGACGGTGCAAGTGATGCCGGCGATGCCGATCCCGCGCGAGCGCGTGATCGACACCAACGGCGCGGGCGATGTCTTCCACGGCGCCTATGTCTATTCCTATCTGGCCCACCCGGGCAAAAGCTGGCGCGAGCATTTTGATTTCGCCCGGGCCGCCTCGACCTTCAAGATCCAGCGTCTCGGCAACGAGGCGGGTCTACCGACCCTTGTGGACATCGCCAAAGTCAGGCACGAGTTCGAAGTTCGAGTCTAA
- a CDS encoding ribokinase → MGRVFVAGSINMDVVATADRHPKVGETVAGREVLYFPGGKGANQAVAASRLGAKTTLIGRLGRDAFGAELRAFLGAQGVDLGSVREANTHSGTAIITVAASDNTIVVIPGSNALVGADDVADVPLTKGDVAVSQFEIPLPTIAAFFQRARAAGATTVLNPAPAQKMSGELLALVDILVLNETELGFLAGAELSDGDEAAKIFAVARQLQARADQTICITLGKRGVLALAAREEFAVPGRAVKAVDTTGAGDCFVGALASQLADGVPLRAALAFANAAASISVQRMGAGPSMPTAAEVAAVLGAG, encoded by the coding sequence ATGGGGCGCGTCTTCGTTGCCGGCAGCATCAACATGGATGTGGTGGCGACCGCCGATCGCCATCCAAAAGTCGGCGAGACCGTCGCAGGCCGCGAGGTGCTGTATTTCCCGGGCGGCAAGGGCGCAAACCAGGCTGTCGCGGCGTCCAGGCTCGGCGCGAAGACGACGCTGATCGGGCGGCTGGGCAGGGACGCGTTCGGGGCCGAGCTTCGGGCGTTTCTCGGCGCGCAGGGCGTCGATCTCGGCTCCGTGCGCGAGGCCAACACGCATAGCGGCACCGCGATCATCACGGTCGCGGCCTCCGACAACACCATCGTCGTCATTCCCGGCAGCAATGCGCTGGTCGGCGCGGACGACGTCGCGGACGTGCCGCTGACGAAGGGCGATGTCGCCGTCAGCCAGTTCGAGATCCCGCTGCCGACGATTGCGGCGTTCTTTCAACGGGCGCGCGCGGCCGGGGCGACGACGGTGCTCAATCCGGCTCCCGCGCAAAAGATGTCCGGTGAGCTGCTCGCACTGGTCGACATTCTCGTGCTGAACGAGACCGAGCTTGGTTTCCTCGCGGGCGCCGAACTCAGCGACGGCGACGAGGCCGCGAAGATCTTTGCGGTGGCGCGACAGCTTCAGGCGCGCGCGGACCAGACCATCTGCATCACGCTGGGCAAACGCGGCGTGCTCGCGCTCGCGGCCCGCGAGGAATTCGCCGTGCCCGGCCGCGCGGTGAAGGCGGTCGACACGACGGGCGCCGGCGATTGCTTCGTTGGCGCGCTCGCATCGCAACTCGCTGACGGCGTGCCTTTGCGCGCAGCCCTCGCCTTCGCCAACGCCGCCGCCTCGATCAGCGTGCAGCGCATGGGCGCAGGTCCCTCGATGCCGACGGCCGCGGAAGTGGCCGCAGTGCTCGGCGCCGGCTGA